GGCGGAGGAGTTGCGCGTCACCCACGGCGCGGTCAGCCGGCACGTGCAGGCGCTCGAAGCCTGGCTCGGCGTGAAGCTGTTCGAGCGCCACAACAGGCGGGTGGTGCTGACGGAGGCCGGACGGGGCTACCTCGCCGAGATCGGCGCGGCCCTCGACCGCGTGGCGCTCGCGACCGCGCGGCAACTGGAGCGCGGCCAGGCGCGGGTGCTCCATGTGAACACGCTCGCGACCTTCACCTTGCGCTGGCTGATCCCGCGGCTGCACGCCTTCCAGCGCGCCCACCCGGCCATCGAGGTCCGGCTGACGACCTCCACCGTGCCGCTTGCCGAGCTGGCCGGGCCCTACGACGTCGCGATCCGGGGCGGCCCCGATTCACGGCCGGGCCATGTCGGCCAAGAGTTCCTCACCGAGGAGCGCATCCCGGTCTGCAGCCCGGCCCTGCTGGCGCGCCTGCCGCTCGACGACTCGTCGCAGCTGACGGGGCACACGCTCCTGCACGCGGCGACGCTGCCCGGGGTCTGGCCGCAATGGCTCGCTGCAGCGGGCGTGCCCGACCTGGAGCCGCAGGCCTCGATCACGCTGGAGCACTTCTACCTGACCTTGCAGGCGGCGCTCGACGGGTTGGGGGTGGCGATGGGCCCGACGCGGCTCATCGCCGACGACGTGGCGGCGGGCCGGCTGGTGCTGCCCTTCGCAGGGCCCCGGCTTCCGGCGCACAGCTACTACACCTACGTACCGGAGGCCCGCCGGGACGATCCGGTCGTGCGGGCCTTCTGCGAGTGGCTGGCGACGGCGGGGTGAGGGCTTGTCGATTGGTCGCTGCAGATTGCAGCCCCACCGCGTCATTCCGCGGCCGCGTAGCGGAGCCCGGAAGCCAGAACCGCTGACTGCTCGGGAAAAGACGGATCGCGTTCCGCTTCATCCTTTCACCCCTGCGTTTCTGGATTCCGGGCTCCGCTTTCGCGGCCCCGGAATGACGCGGTGAATGCCAGAAGACTGTCGAGAAGCTCGTACGCTTTCCGATTGATCGCTTCGCGATGCGGAAAGCGGCTTCGCTCAGGCGCCGCGCGGGCTGGTGATACGGCTTCCGGAAGGAATCTTCAGGAAGCCGTATCAAACAAGCTTTGAGGCGAGGGGACAGGATGCGCCGTGCCGTCTTCGGCTTTCAGCGGACAGGGTCGCTCAGTCGCACACGGCCGGCCCTCACGCCTGGAGTTCCGCCGCCGCCTCCTGCGCCTCGGCCGCCTCGTTGCGGCCGGGCCGGGGCAGGCGCACCAGGACGATCGTGCCGGTGCCTTCCTCGGAGCGGA
This sequence is a window from Methylobacterium sp. SyP6R. Protein-coding genes within it:
- the gcvA gene encoding transcriptional regulator GcvA, which produces MHRRLPPLNALKAFEAAGRHASFTLAAEELRVTHGAVSRHVQALEAWLGVKLFERHNRRVVLTEAGRGYLAEIGAALDRVALATARQLERGQARVLHVNTLATFTLRWLIPRLHAFQRAHPAIEVRLTTSTVPLAELAGPYDVAIRGGPDSRPGHVGQEFLTEERIPVCSPALLARLPLDDSSQLTGHTLLHAATLPGVWPQWLAAAGVPDLEPQASITLEHFYLTLQAALDGLGVAMGPTRLIADDVAAGRLVLPFAGPRLPAHSYYTYVPEARRDDPVVRAFCEWLATAG